Sequence from the Symbiopectobacterium purcellii genome:
GCGGCTGGTTTAGCCAGCAAAGCTTGGCGGAACCGAAGCTGGCCGAACTGCTCGATTTGGTAGCGCTAGGCACCGTGGCCGATGTGGTGCCACTCGATGCGAATAACCGTATTCTGGTATCGCAAGGACTAAATCGCATTCGTGCCGGCAAGTGTCGCCCTGGTATTCGCGCCTTGCTGGAAATCGCTAATCGCGATGCCAGCCAACTGGTGGCCAGCGATCTGGGTTTTGCGATTGGGCCACGTCTCAATGCGGCAGGACGTTTGGATGATATGTCGATTGGCGTGGCGCTGCTGCTGTGCGATGACATCGTCGAAGCGCGGATGCAGGCCAGCGATCTGGATGCGCTCAATCTGGCGCGGCGTGAAATTGAACAAGAGATGCAGGCGGAAGCCATGCAACTGTGCGAAAAGCTGGAGCACGGCCTCGATCAACTGCCTATGGGCATCGCTATGTACCACCCCGAATGGCATCAGGGCGTGGTCGGTATTCTGGCATCGCGGCTTAAAGAGCGTTTCCATCGCCCGGTGATTGCGTTTGCACCGGCGGGTGAGGGCGTGCTCAAGGGATCGGGACGTTCGATTCCCGGTCTGCACTTGCGCGATGCGCTGGAGCGCCTGGATACCCGCTATCCAGGGCTGATGGTTAAATTTGGCGGTCACGCGATGGCGGCGGGGCTATCGCTGGAAGAGCATCAGTTTGATATTTTCCGCGCGCGCTTTGGTGAACTGGTCGGCGAGTGGCTGGATGAATCGCATTTGGAAGGCGTTATCTGGTCGGACGGTGAACTGATACAAACCGAACTGAATCTGGTGACGGCAGAGATGCTGCGCGATGCCGGGCCGTGGGGACAGGCGTTTCCTGAGCCCACGTTTGACGGGCGTTTTCGTATCTTGCAGCAGAAGCTGTTGAAAGAGCGTCACCTGAAGCTGATGGTAGAGCCGGTTAACGGCGGTCCGCTGCTGGACGGTATCGCGTTTAACGTGGATACCCGTTGCTGGCCCGACAGCAGCATTCGTGAGGCTGAGCTGGCTTACCGCCTTGAGGTTAACGAGTTTCGCGGTAAACGCAGTGTGCAATTGTTGATACAGCATTTGTGGCCGCTGTAGTGAGTCATTGCACGCAGGGGTAAAATTGCGCCAGACGGCTGTAAACCTGGTGTGTATTCCGCTAGAATAACCGGTTTATATCCGTCATACTTCAAGTTGCAGGTGCGTTGACTGCGCTCGCTCACCCGAATCACTTACCTGAGTAAGCTCATCGGGATTCGTTCGCTTGCCGCCTTCCCGCAGCTCGAATTATTTAGGGTATATATCCATTTTTCTCCGTCGTTTGACGGCTAACGTAAGACGCTAATCATGTTTGAAATTAATCCGGTAAAAAACCGCATTCAGGACCTGTCTGACCGGACAGCTGTTCTGAGGGGGTATCTTTGACTAT
This genomic interval carries:
- the recJ gene encoding single-stranded-DNA-specific exonuclease RecJ, with translation MELKTILRRRPLAEGSGLPATLSPLLRRLYAQRGVTEGQELDRSLRGLLDYRLLDGIDDAVALLQQALAEQRRIVVVGDFDADGATSTALAVLALRSMGGSQVTYLVPNRFEDGYGLSPEVVVQAEKLGAELILTVDNGISSHAGVDDAHQRGIQVLVTDHHLPGETLPAADAMINPNLRDCSFPSKSLAGVGVAFYLMMALFVRLRDSGWFSQQSLAEPKLAELLDLVALGTVADVVPLDANNRILVSQGLNRIRAGKCRPGIRALLEIANRDASQLVASDLGFAIGPRLNAAGRLDDMSIGVALLLCDDIVEARMQASDLDALNLARREIEQEMQAEAMQLCEKLEHGLDQLPMGIAMYHPEWHQGVVGILASRLKERFHRPVIAFAPAGEGVLKGSGRSIPGLHLRDALERLDTRYPGLMVKFGGHAMAAGLSLEEHQFDIFRARFGELVGEWLDESHLEGVIWSDGELIQTELNLVTAEMLRDAGPWGQAFPEPTFDGRFRILQQKLLKERHLKLMVEPVNGGPLLDGIAFNVDTRCWPDSSIREAELAYRLEVNEFRGKRSVQLLIQHLWPL